The proteins below come from a single Balaenoptera musculus isolate JJ_BM4_2016_0621 chromosome 1, mBalMus1.pri.v3, whole genome shotgun sequence genomic window:
- the SLAMF9 gene encoding LOW QUALITY PROTEIN: SLAM family member 9 (The sequence of the model RefSeq protein was modified relative to this genomic sequence to represent the inferred CDS: deleted 2 bases in 1 codon; substituted 2 bases at 2 genomic stop codons) codes for MGLQREDVCLQVENIIWSSHIRLATVMPGGKGHPATIMVTNPRYEGXVSFLEPTYSLHISNLSWEDSGPYQAQVNLRKSQISTMQHYNLHVYRWLSQPHMTVNFEISGEEGCNMSLTXSVGKAGLDVTYCWISWEDGTDTAHEGSVLSTSWRPGDKAVSYTCRANSPISDISSCLIPAGPFCADLGYPSEKSSTSFCLLAKALLILLLFVILAVGLWLIRVQTRCKMPRMKKLRRNRMRLRKKGKPGPSLV; via the exons ATGGGACTTCAGAGAGAGGACGTGTGCCTGCAG gttgagAACATCATCTGGTCCTCCCACATAAGGCTTGCCACTGTGATGCCAGGGGGAAAGGGACATCCGGCTACCATCATGGTGACCAACCCTCGCTATGAGGGCTGAGTGAGCTTCCTGGAGCCCACCTACTCCCTGCACATCAGCAATCTGAGCTGGGAGGATTCGGGGCCTTACCAAGCTCAAGTCAACCTGAGGAAGTCCCAGATCTCCACCATGCAGCACTACAATCTTCATGTGTACC GATGGCTGTCACAGCCTCACATGACTGTGAACTTTGAGATCTCTGGGGAAGAAGGT TGTAATATGTCCTTGACATGATCCGTAGGGAAGGCAGGCCTGGATGTGACCTACTGCTGGATATCCTGGGAGGACGGCACTGACACGGCCCACGAAGGCTCTGTCCTCAGCACGTCCTGGAGGCCCGGGGACAAGGCCGTCTCCTACACATGCCGGGCAAACAGCCCCATCAGCGACATCAGTTCCTGTCTCATCCCTGCTGGGCCCTTCTGTGCAG ATCTTGGCTACCCTTCGGAGAAGTCCTCCACTTCCTTCTGTCTCCTGGCCAAGGCATTGCTCATCCTCTTGCTTTTTGTAATTCTTGCTGTGGGGCTCTGGCTCATCCGAGTCCAGACAAGATGCAAAATGCCAAGAATGAAGAAACTCAGGAGAAACAGAATGAGactgagaaagaaagggaagccTGGCCCCAGCCTGGTCTGA